The nucleotide sequence AGAGTGTGTCCGgcaatggaggcggcggcgagctcgcacGAGGCGCTGGTGAAGATGTGGGTGTTCGTGCTGGTGCAGGCGCTGGTGTACCTCATCCTCGCGCAGTCGTCGGACGTCTTCTCCAGGGCCCAGAGCCtgcagggcggcggcgccccgcggcggccg is from Oryza sativa Japonica Group chromosome 9, ASM3414082v1 and encodes:
- the LOC107278616 gene encoding uncharacterized protein, with translation MEAAASSHEALVKMWVFVLVQALVYLILAQSSDVFSRAQSLQGGGAPRRPARSVSAVRRMLAALSDMPAGGEPSPVVAVVDGRKKD